In Anser cygnoides isolate HZ-2024a breed goose chromosome 38, Taihu_goose_T2T_genome, whole genome shotgun sequence, one genomic interval encodes:
- the LOC106049146 gene encoding LOW QUALITY PROTEIN: olfactory receptor 6E1-like (The sequence of the model RefSeq protein was modified relative to this genomic sequence to represent the inferred CDS: deleted 3 bases in 2 codons) — translation MGAGNGTVISEFILVGFSGLDQRLQLYLLLVFLLMYLTTVMGNAAIIFLVCVDNRLQTPMYFFIGNLAFLEICFTSSTSTKLLVILSSGRRTISVGGCFAQSSFYFALGAAEFALLVVMSFDRYIAICQPLRYAAIMKNRLCIQLVAAVWVMGFSFLSYRLVLLSKLTFTFCGAKRSRFCCCCCFCFCDNPPLFHLSCSDASLWKIDLVFLLFIMLSSLCLTLASYTCIFCILHMPAASDRKKAFATCSSHLTTLAIAYGSCIALYACSSGHLPLETNSIVALLNTVLYPFLNPFIYSPRNKSVMLALKEAMARATAQLFP, via the exons ATGGGAGCAGGCAATGGAACTGTCATTTCTGAATTCATTCTTGTGGGCTTTTCGGGGCTTGACCAAAGGCTACAGCTATATCTCTTATTGGTCTTTCTACTCATGTACCTGACAACGGTGATGGGGAATGCAGCCATCATTTTCCTGGTGTGTGTGGATAACCGCCTGCAAACCCCCATGTACTTTTTCATTGGCAATCTGGCATTCCTGGAAATCTGTTTTACGTCCTCCACAAGCACCAAACTGTTGGTGATTCTGAGCTCTGGTAGGAGAACAATCTCAGTAGGTGGCTGCTTTGCCCAGTCCTCT TTCTATTttgccctgggtgctgcagagTTCGCTCTCCTTGTTGTCATGTCCTTTGACCGTTACATTGCCATCTGCCAGCCTTTGCGCTATGCTGCCATCATGAAGAATCGGCTCTGCATCCAGCTGGTTGCTGCTGTTTGGGTCATGGGCTTCTCATTCTTGAGTTACCGCCTGGTGCTGCTCTCAAAGCTCACTTTC ACTTTCTGTGGTGCAAAAAGATccagattttgttgttgttgttgtttttgtttttgtgacaACCCTCCCTTATTCCATCTGTCCTGCTCTGACGCCAGCCTTTGGAAAATAGACTTGGTTTTCTTATTGTTTATCATGCTGTCTTCCTTGTGTTTAACTCTGGCATCTTACACGTGTATCTTCTGTATTCTACATATGCCAGCAGCTTCTGACAGGAAAAAAGCTTTTGCTACATGCTCTTCCCATCTCACCACCTTGGCCATTGCCTATGGAAGCTGCATTGCTCTCTACGCATGCTCCTCAGGACATCTTCCTTTGGAGACCAACAGCATTGTAGCTTTGCTGAACACTGTCCTGTACCCATTCTTAAACCCATTCATCTACAGTCCTAGAAACAAGTCTGTGATGCTGGCCCTGAAGGAAGCCATGGCCCGTGCAACAGCACAGCTTTTCCCCTAA